One window of Vespula pensylvanica isolate Volc-1 chromosome 15, ASM1446617v1, whole genome shotgun sequence genomic DNA carries:
- the LOC122634730 gene encoding protein pigeon isoform X1: protein MIGNLAAKLRLLLPDKTVTAEQWKLLGQEKDGSLLICWLEEKLLEDSTVLQYTVIGHYDRIKNKLQILHRFQMILNIVQATINQSRSLLGYVTKQNSSIEKAVESVEENSSKVEESTVNVETYQAYLMKLDIDKLYNLEIERSKQVRIQFLYREKLQTTSDKFLLLLHQECVMIYTIIFDASVDALWEIKELKHEELVKEFVWAQWDMTNQVLYHIHHRRIPTSLVSEDNDENNMKSTRSNPTLSGLQFHDDLPHETVLNIPLNLPQLSTTSNCGTYEDDVIPLRVHDCSLDLIVVSDSKGMVCVCHHYLYRPMKTQHAVNSLTESNTVHFAYSVTLLHHSCVIHCVIPGIPWSRAKLIRPTFAIYENHYMIVFVQGLLIHLLEIGLNHDPCCHILCGSSTPVASHASYLVPLLDLQNTEEGNYKKQETSGLHHNITETKISYLDGSSIFSNSGSKILTIDLPTLDLVELSITTDFLMDIFRKETSVEVRLGILHYFICHKNDMEIIADLVSIVAEKPRLLEIVRYMQEILIGGSYALVQKNLLADAMPLLTLLPVTTMEEYTSFEIKVNDLNITLSHEKLWNTSVMLLSPQQRLVPYHSDLWTRLWEQLNKNIKDKPRFQPSKIAEKLLVSLACYQPEALSRCSTPMSPSGGFVIATVALGDLLGNRSNKLLDSSLPFTESESCTASKQEHIVSVNLRELSMYLLKNGTQSSTCHIQGSCTALQVHAMATRYVAAQLETSRILCHMLCRAANVDLRIEQERGFMLIDQLDNGKRWLLFMLLERYRYALENIAFPAPQGFTSFFTYLGYKTLNYSMFLQYVQRAVFELQVDVTKIIMADISDTKENTIKKLALLSLLPRSRAKRLLNQWLHPVSLMLRAREHAANILSGEVAQNRGRSFQHRNHHNGLAAFPSADRLSPLDTFLDLLTAKASLAELDFGLLMEATVTSTEDFL from the exons ATGATAGGAAATCTTGCTGCCAAACTACGATTACTTTTGCCAGATAAAACTGTCACAG CTGAACAATGGAAACTTTTGGGTCAAGAAAAAGATGGGTCTTTGCTTATATGTTGGTTGGAAGAAAAGTTATTAGAAGACAGCACAGTTTTGCAATATACTGTTATAGGCCATTACGACcggattaaaaataaattacag ATCCTACATCGTTTTCAAATGATATTGAATATTGTTCAAGCTACAATAAATCAAAGCCGTTCATTACTTGGCTATGTGACCAAGCAAAATTCTTCTATTGAAAAAGCTGTTGAATCTGTTGAAGAAAATAGCTCTAAAGTAGAAGAATCAACCGTGAATGTAGAAACTTATCAAGCATATCTAATGAAACTTGATATAGACAAACTTTATAATTTGGAAATTGAAAGATCTAAGCAAGTGCgcattcaatttttatatagggAGAAACTCCAAACTACatctgataaatttttattattacttcatCAAGAAT gTGTCATGATATATACCATTATATTTGATGCATCAGTGGATGCTTTatgggaaataaaagaattaaagcaTGAGGAATTAGTGAAAGAGTTTGTTTGGGCACAATGGGATATGACAAATCaagtattatatcatattcatCACAGACGAATTCCTACGAGTTTAGTGAGCGAAgataacgatgaaaataatatgaaatcgACTCGTTCGAATCCGACACTTAGTGGACTTCAATTTCATGACGATCTTCCACATGAAACAGtg TTAAATATTCCTTTAAATTTGCCTCAATTATCAACTACTTCTAACTGTGGAACTTATGAAGATGATGTTATACCTTTGAGAGTTCATGATTGTTCTTTAGATCTCATTGTGGTATCAGATTCTAAAGGAATGGTCTGTGTTTGTCATCATTACCTATATAGACCAATGAAGACACAACATGCAGTTAATTCTTTAACTGAATCAAATACCGTACACTTTGCATATTCAGTGACACTTCTTCATCACAGTTGTGTCATTCATTGTGTTATACCAGGCATACCATGGTCACGTGCTAAGCTTATAAGACCAACCTTTGcaatatatgaaaatcattATATGATTGTATTCGTGCAAGGTTTACTTATACATCTTCTTGAAATAGGACTCAATCATGATCCCTGCTGCCACATATTATGTGGTTCTTCAACACCTGTTGCATCACATGCTTCTTATTTAGTACCATTACTTGATTTACAAAATACAGAAGaaggaaattataaaaagcaaGAGACATCTGGTCTTCATCATAATATTACAGAAACTAAAATTAGCTACTTAGATGGAAGTAGTATCTTTTCAAATTCTGGCTCAAAAATTTTAACTATTGATTTACCTACACTGGATCTTGTAGAATTATCCATTACTACTGATTTCCTTAtggatatttttcgaaaagaaacttCTGTTGAAGTACGCTTGGGAATTTTGCATTACTTCATTTGTCATAAAAACGATATGGAAATTATCGCGGATTTAGTATCTATCGTAGCAGAGAAACCTCGACTTTTGGAGATCGTACGATATATGCAAGAAATTCTCATTGGCGGATCATATGCTTTGGTACAAAAGAATTTACTTGCAGATGCTATGCCCTTGTTAACATTATTACCTGTTACTACTATGGAAGAGTACACGagttttgaaataaaagttaatgatCTAAATATAACATTGAGTCATGAAAAACTATGGAATACATCTGTTATGTTACTTTCACCACAACAAAGATTAGTTCCTTATCATAGTGATTTGTGGACTAGACTTTGggaacaattaaataaaaatattaaagataaaccAAGATTTCAGCCGAGTAAAATTGCGGAAAAATTGTTGGTATCATTGGCATGTTATCAACCAGAGGCATTATCAAGATGTAGTACTCCTATGTCTCCAAGTGGAGG ATTTGTTATAGCTACAGTTGCTCTTGGAGATTTATTGGGTAATCGTAGCAACAAGTTATTGGACTCTAGTTTACCATTCACAGAAAGTGAAAGTTGCACTGCTTCGAAACAAGAACATATCGTCTCAGTAAATTTACGTGAGCTTTCAATGTACCTGTTGAAGAATGGTACACAATCATCGACGTGTCATATTCAAGGTTCATGTACAGCTTTACAAGTTCATGCAATGGCTACGAGATATGTAGCGGCACAATTAGAAACATCACGTATTTTATGTCACATGCTTTGTCGGGCGGCTAACGTTGACTTACGAATTGAACAAGAACGTGGTTTTATGCTTAT TGATCAATTAGATAATGGAAAACGATGGTTGTTGTTCATGCTTTTGGAACGTTACAGATATGCATTAGAAAATATAGCGTTCCCCGCTCCGCAAGGATTTACGTCGTTTTTCACCTATCTTGGATATAAaactttaaattattctatgtTTTTACAATATGTTCAGAGAGCAGTATTTGAGCTACAAGTAGATGTTACAAAAATTATCATGGCAG ATATAAgtgatacaaaagaaaatactattaaaaaattggcTCTACTATCTTTACTACCACGATCTCGAGCCAAAAGACTTTTAAATCAATGGTTACATCCAGTTAGCTTAATGCTAAGAGCTCGGGAACACGCGGCTAATATTTTATCAGGCGAAGTAGCTCAAAATCGTGGCAGATCTTTTCAACATCGTAATCATCATAATG GTTTAGCAGCATTTCCTTCTGCGGATCGTTTGTCGCCTTTAGATACATTTCTTGATTTACTCACTGCAAaag CTAGTCTTGCTGAATTAGATTTCGGTTTGCTTATGGAAGCAACTGTAACATCCACAgaagattttttataa
- the LOC122634730 gene encoding protein pigeon isoform X2 produces the protein MILNIVQATINQSRSLLGYVTKQNSSIEKAVESVEENSSKVEESTVNVETYQAYLMKLDIDKLYNLEIERSKQVRIQFLYREKLQTTSDKFLLLLHQECVMIYTIIFDASVDALWEIKELKHEELVKEFVWAQWDMTNQVLYHIHHRRIPTSLVSEDNDENNMKSTRSNPTLSGLQFHDDLPHETVLNIPLNLPQLSTTSNCGTYEDDVIPLRVHDCSLDLIVVSDSKGMVCVCHHYLYRPMKTQHAVNSLTESNTVHFAYSVTLLHHSCVIHCVIPGIPWSRAKLIRPTFAIYENHYMIVFVQGLLIHLLEIGLNHDPCCHILCGSSTPVASHASYLVPLLDLQNTEEGNYKKQETSGLHHNITETKISYLDGSSIFSNSGSKILTIDLPTLDLVELSITTDFLMDIFRKETSVEVRLGILHYFICHKNDMEIIADLVSIVAEKPRLLEIVRYMQEILIGGSYALVQKNLLADAMPLLTLLPVTTMEEYTSFEIKVNDLNITLSHEKLWNTSVMLLSPQQRLVPYHSDLWTRLWEQLNKNIKDKPRFQPSKIAEKLLVSLACYQPEALSRCSTPMSPSGGFVIATVALGDLLGNRSNKLLDSSLPFTESESCTASKQEHIVSVNLRELSMYLLKNGTQSSTCHIQGSCTALQVHAMATRYVAAQLETSRILCHMLCRAANVDLRIEQERGFMLIDQLDNGKRWLLFMLLERYRYALENIAFPAPQGFTSFFTYLGYKTLNYSMFLQYVQRAVFELQVDVTKIIMADISDTKENTIKKLALLSLLPRSRAKRLLNQWLHPVSLMLRAREHAANILSGEVAQNRGRSFQHRNHHNGLAAFPSADRLSPLDTFLDLLTAKASLAELDFGLLMEATVTSTEDFL, from the exons ATGATATTGAATATTGTTCAAGCTACAATAAATCAAAGCCGTTCATTACTTGGCTATGTGACCAAGCAAAATTCTTCTATTGAAAAAGCTGTTGAATCTGTTGAAGAAAATAGCTCTAAAGTAGAAGAATCAACCGTGAATGTAGAAACTTATCAAGCATATCTAATGAAACTTGATATAGACAAACTTTATAATTTGGAAATTGAAAGATCTAAGCAAGTGCgcattcaatttttatatagggAGAAACTCCAAACTACatctgataaatttttattattacttcatCAAGAAT gTGTCATGATATATACCATTATATTTGATGCATCAGTGGATGCTTTatgggaaataaaagaattaaagcaTGAGGAATTAGTGAAAGAGTTTGTTTGGGCACAATGGGATATGACAAATCaagtattatatcatattcatCACAGACGAATTCCTACGAGTTTAGTGAGCGAAgataacgatgaaaataatatgaaatcgACTCGTTCGAATCCGACACTTAGTGGACTTCAATTTCATGACGATCTTCCACATGAAACAGtg TTAAATATTCCTTTAAATTTGCCTCAATTATCAACTACTTCTAACTGTGGAACTTATGAAGATGATGTTATACCTTTGAGAGTTCATGATTGTTCTTTAGATCTCATTGTGGTATCAGATTCTAAAGGAATGGTCTGTGTTTGTCATCATTACCTATATAGACCAATGAAGACACAACATGCAGTTAATTCTTTAACTGAATCAAATACCGTACACTTTGCATATTCAGTGACACTTCTTCATCACAGTTGTGTCATTCATTGTGTTATACCAGGCATACCATGGTCACGTGCTAAGCTTATAAGACCAACCTTTGcaatatatgaaaatcattATATGATTGTATTCGTGCAAGGTTTACTTATACATCTTCTTGAAATAGGACTCAATCATGATCCCTGCTGCCACATATTATGTGGTTCTTCAACACCTGTTGCATCACATGCTTCTTATTTAGTACCATTACTTGATTTACAAAATACAGAAGaaggaaattataaaaagcaaGAGACATCTGGTCTTCATCATAATATTACAGAAACTAAAATTAGCTACTTAGATGGAAGTAGTATCTTTTCAAATTCTGGCTCAAAAATTTTAACTATTGATTTACCTACACTGGATCTTGTAGAATTATCCATTACTACTGATTTCCTTAtggatatttttcgaaaagaaacttCTGTTGAAGTACGCTTGGGAATTTTGCATTACTTCATTTGTCATAAAAACGATATGGAAATTATCGCGGATTTAGTATCTATCGTAGCAGAGAAACCTCGACTTTTGGAGATCGTACGATATATGCAAGAAATTCTCATTGGCGGATCATATGCTTTGGTACAAAAGAATTTACTTGCAGATGCTATGCCCTTGTTAACATTATTACCTGTTACTACTATGGAAGAGTACACGagttttgaaataaaagttaatgatCTAAATATAACATTGAGTCATGAAAAACTATGGAATACATCTGTTATGTTACTTTCACCACAACAAAGATTAGTTCCTTATCATAGTGATTTGTGGACTAGACTTTGggaacaattaaataaaaatattaaagataaaccAAGATTTCAGCCGAGTAAAATTGCGGAAAAATTGTTGGTATCATTGGCATGTTATCAACCAGAGGCATTATCAAGATGTAGTACTCCTATGTCTCCAAGTGGAGG ATTTGTTATAGCTACAGTTGCTCTTGGAGATTTATTGGGTAATCGTAGCAACAAGTTATTGGACTCTAGTTTACCATTCACAGAAAGTGAAAGTTGCACTGCTTCGAAACAAGAACATATCGTCTCAGTAAATTTACGTGAGCTTTCAATGTACCTGTTGAAGAATGGTACACAATCATCGACGTGTCATATTCAAGGTTCATGTACAGCTTTACAAGTTCATGCAATGGCTACGAGATATGTAGCGGCACAATTAGAAACATCACGTATTTTATGTCACATGCTTTGTCGGGCGGCTAACGTTGACTTACGAATTGAACAAGAACGTGGTTTTATGCTTAT TGATCAATTAGATAATGGAAAACGATGGTTGTTGTTCATGCTTTTGGAACGTTACAGATATGCATTAGAAAATATAGCGTTCCCCGCTCCGCAAGGATTTACGTCGTTTTTCACCTATCTTGGATATAAaactttaaattattctatgtTTTTACAATATGTTCAGAGAGCAGTATTTGAGCTACAAGTAGATGTTACAAAAATTATCATGGCAG ATATAAgtgatacaaaagaaaatactattaaaaaattggcTCTACTATCTTTACTACCACGATCTCGAGCCAAAAGACTTTTAAATCAATGGTTACATCCAGTTAGCTTAATGCTAAGAGCTCGGGAACACGCGGCTAATATTTTATCAGGCGAAGTAGCTCAAAATCGTGGCAGATCTTTTCAACATCGTAATCATCATAATG GTTTAGCAGCATTTCCTTCTGCGGATCGTTTGTCGCCTTTAGATACATTTCTTGATTTACTCACTGCAAaag CTAGTCTTGCTGAATTAGATTTCGGTTTGCTTATGGAAGCAACTGTAACATCCACAgaagattttttataa